The DNA window GCGCGATAGGCATAATCGCCGCCGGCGTCGAGCGTGTCTCCACCGTTCGTGGTATCGCCGAACGCGAGCCGGTGCAGGCGCACGGTCTCCTCGGCGATCTCCTGCAATCCGACACCCTCGATCACGGTCGCCGTCCCCGTGAAGTATCGGTCCACGAAGGCCGAGGCGAGCCCGACGGCCTCGAAGATCTGGGCGCCGCAATACGACTGGTAGGTCGAGATGCCCATCTTGGACATGACCTTGAGCAGCCCCTTCGCGATCGCCTTGATGTACCGCGCGCACGCCTCCTCGGCCGTCATCCCCGGCGGCAGGAGGTCCCCGAGCGTCGCCAGCGTCGCGAACGCGAGGTTCGGGTGGATCGCCTCCGCGCCGTAGCCCGCGAGCAGCGCGAAATGGTGCACCTCGCGCGCCGAGCCCGTCTCGACCACGAGCCCCGTCCGCGTCCGCAGGCCCGCCCGCACGAGGTGCTGGTGCACGTCGCTCACCGCGAGCAGCGCCGGGATCGCGATGTGATCCGGGCCGATGTCCCGGTCCGACAGGATCAGGATGTTCACGTTGCCGCCGCGCACCACGTCCTCGGCGTCGGCGCAGAGCTTGGAGAGCGCGGCCTCCATCCCGTCGGCGCCCCATTCCGAGGGATAACAGATCGAGAGGACCACCGACCGAAAATGCCCTTTCGTGAGCTCCTCGGCGCGGTGGAGCTTCTCCATGTCCTCGAACGTGAGAATGGGCAGGTGGACCTCGAGCCGCATGTTCGGCCCGCTCTCGTCGAGGGCGAGGATGTTCGGCCGCGGGCCGATGAACGAGACCAGGCTCATCACCGTCTCCTCGCGGATCGGGTCGATGGGCGGGTTCGTCACCTGCGCGAAGAGCTGCCGGAAATACCCGTAGAGCGGCTTCGGCCGATCGGAGAGCACCGCGAGGGGCGTGTCGTCGCCCATCGAGCCGATGGCCTCCTCGCCATGCGCGGCCATCGGCGCGAGCAGGAGGCGCAGATCCTCCTGCGTGTACCCGAAGGCCTGCTGCCGATCGAGAAGCTTGTCGCCGTCGGGCACGGACACGTAGTCCGGCATCGGGATGTTCTCGAGGCGGAGCTGCGTGCGATCGAGCCATTTCTGGTAAGGCCGGTGCTTCGCGAGCTTCGTTTTGAGCTCCTGATCGTCGATGATGCGCCCCTCGCCGAGGTCGATGAGCAACATCTTCCCCGGCTGCAGGCGCCATTTCTTGACGATCTTGCGCTCGGGGATGTCGAGCACGCCCGCCTCGGAGGCGAGGATCACGTAGTCGTCGTCGGTGAGCACGTAACGCGCCGGGCGCAGGCCGTTGCGATCGAGCGTGGCGCCGATCTGCCGGCCGTCGGTGAACGCGATGGCCGCGGGGCCGTCCCAGGGCTCCATGAGCGCCGCGTGGTACTCGTAGAAGGCGCGGCGACGCTCGTCCATCAGCGGGTTACTGGCCCACGCCTCCGGGATCATCAGCATCATCGCGTGCGCCAGCGAATACCCGCCGAAGTAGAGCAGCTCGAGGGCGTTGTCGAACGAGGCCGAGTCGGACTGGCCGTCGTAGATGAGCGGCCAGATCTTCTGGAGGCCGTCGCCGAGCAGCTTCGATTCGATGTTCTGTTGCCGCGCGCGGATCCAGTTCACGTTGCCGCGTAACGTGTTGATCTCGCCGTTGTGCGCGATGAGCCGAAACGGATGCGCGAGGTCCCACGAGGGGAACGTGTTCGTCGAGAAGCGCTGGTGCACCATGGCGAGCGCGGACTCGACCGCCTTGTCCTTGAGGTCGACGTAGAACTCGCCGACCTGGTGCGCGAGCAGCATCCCCTTGTACACGATCGTTCGTGCTGAAAACGACGGCACGTAGAACTGTCCCGCGCGCGAGAGCCGAAGCGCGCGGATGGCGTGGCCCGCGCGCTTGCGGATGATGTAGAGCTTGCGCTCGAAGGCCTCGACGTCCGGCGTGGAGAGGCCTCGCGCGACGAAGACCTGCCGGATGACGGGCTCGCTCGCCTTGACGCCTTCGCCGAGGCCGCTGCTGTCGACGGGCACGTCGCGCCAGCCGAGGACCTCCTGGCCTTCGGCGAGGATGGCGCGCGCGACCTCGTGCTCGCAGGCGGCGCGCGCGCCGGGGTCCTGCGGGAGGAACATCATGCCGACGCCGTACTCGCCGGGCTCCGGGAGCGTGATGCCAGCGAGGGCGCACTCACGTACGAAGAAGGCGTGGGGGATCTGCAGCAGGATGCCGGCGCCGTCGCCTTGCAAGGGGTCGGCGCCGGTGGCGCCGCGGTGGGTCAGGTTCTTCAGGATTTCGAGGCCTTGCGCGACGATCGTGTGGCTCTTCTTGTCCTTGATGTGCGCGATGAACCCGAGTCCACACGCGTCATGCTCGTTCCGCGGATCGTACAGGCCCTGGCGAGGCGGCGGCGCCTTGTGCTTCACAACCCACGATCCTACGGCCCTCCGCCGCGGAAGCACAGTCCATCGTGCTGCGATGCAGCAAAATCTTTCCTTCCCTGGTGCGGCGCGCCACGGGCTTCGACCCGTTGCGCCATCTTCCAGGACGGACGACCCCTTCAACCGCCGAGCAGGATCCCCACGCCGGCCGTCGCGCCGAGCCGGACGGAGAATTCATTTTGTGCTTCGCCGGAGATGGGGTTGAAGCCGGATCCGGCCCTGCGTGTCGCGCTGATCACGAGCTCGGGCGCGGCGCGGAGGTAGACGTAGCGGTGGAGCCGCGCGACGAGGCCGAGCTCGGCGATGCCGCGGAAGTTTTGGTTGCTCCAATCGACGCTGCGTCCAGGGGCGGTGCTCTCGAAGTTGGTGTAGCCGCCGGAGTAGCCGAGCGTGAGGCGCGGCCAGAGCGCGAACGACGTGCCGAGCGGGATCACGTACCCGACGCGGGGCGCGATGGCGAAGCCGTAGCCGCTGCCCTTCGAGCGCTGCACCTGTCCATTGAAGTCGAGCTGCTCCCCCTCGCCGGTCCCGTAGGAGGCGGCGAGCGTGGCGCCGACGGAGAAATGGCCGCGTACGAAGACGTCGAGCGAGGGCGAGATCCACATCGTGTCGGTGGTGCCCTTGTGGCCGCCCGGCTGCCCAGGGTTGCGGAGCGTGGTGGACGAGGAATACCCGAGGATGCCGCTGTAACCCACCCCGAGGCTGCCCGCGCCCATGCCCACGGGCAACACGAGGGGATACCCGAAGCGGCTGCCGCCGACGCTGAGCGCGACGATGTCGTCGAAGGCGACCTGACCACGTCCTCCGAAAGGCTTCGCGGGCTCCTCGGCGCGCGCGGCGGAGGTCCCGAGAAGCGCGGCGAGCGCGGGGAGGAAAGACAGGACGAACAGGGCACGAGGTGCGGGCATGGAAGCTCCTTTGGGTGCGAGGGCCCGAGCGGGCCTCGCGGGGAAAACACGGGCGGAGGAGCGGCGTTCCTGTCGTGAAATTGCTCGTCAAAATGTCGGAAAACGTGGCCCCGTTTGCCTTTTGATCACGGGGCCGGCCGGCAGGGCGTGTCGGAGCGGCGAGACGTGTCTTCCGGTCCCGGGCAAACCATGCCAGCATGCGCGTCGAGGAGGAGAAGGATTTGATGAGCTCGAAGAGACGCGTCCTTGCCGTCGTCGGCGCCACGGGCGCGCAGGGCGGGAGCCTGGTCCGCGCCATCGCCGCCCATCCGAGCGGCGGTTTTCAGGCGCGCGCCATCACCCGGAACGTCGACGCGCCCGCCGCGAAGGAGCTGCGCGCGCTCGGCGCGGAGGTCGTCTTCGGCGACGTCGACGATCCGGAGAGCATCCGCCGCGCGTTCGAGGGCGCGTACGGCGCGTTCTGCGTCACGTTTTTCTGGCAACACGGCTCTCCCGAACGCGAGACCGAGCAGGCGCGCGTGATGGCCACGGCGGCGCGAGATACGCGCCTCGAGCACGTGATCTGGTCGACGCTCGAGGACACGCGCAAGTGGATGCCGCTCTCGGACGAGCGTATGCCGACGTTGCACGGGAAATACAAGGTCCCGCATTTCGACGCGAAGGGCGAGGCCGACGCGATCTTCACGTCCCTCGGCGTCCCCACGACGTTCCTCCTCACGTCGTTTTACTGGGAAAACTTCAAGCACCCCGGCATGGGCCTGCTGCGTGATCACGAGGGGCGCCTGGTCCTCGGCCTGCCCATCGGCACGGCCAAGCTGCCGGGGGTCGCGACGGAGGACATCGGCCGCACGGCGTACGGCATCCTCGAGCGCGGCGCGGAGATGATCGGTCAGCGTACTGGCGTCGCGGGCGAGCACCTCGGCGGCAGCGAGATGGCGGCCGCGTTCTCGGCGATCGCGGGGGAGGACGTGGAGTACCGGGCCATCGAGCCGGAGGTCTACAGGCGCCTCCCCTTCCCCGGCGCCGACGATCTCGGGAACATGTTCCAGTTCAAGCGTGATTTCGAGGCCGATTTCCGCGGCGCCCGGGACGTCGCGCGCGCCCGCGCCCTGAACCCGAACCTCCGCTCGTTCGCGGGCTGGCTCGCGGAGAACCAGGGCCGCATCGCCATTCCGCCGCGCGGCTGAGGATCCTGCCCGAGCCACGACGCCCAGGGCGAATTCGCATTTCGAGCGCGCTGGCCGTATCGCCGGGGCGCCACGCGCGCGCATTCGTGATACGCTGATTCATGCTTGTTGATGGGGTGGCCGCAGTCTCGCCCCTCCCGGGCGCCGACGCGGGTGTCGTGGCGTTTCGTACGGGCGGCGTCTTGCACGCGACGGTGATCACGAAGGCGACGTTTGCCTTCGCGCCCGACGCGCCGATGTCGCGGGTCGATCCACAGCCGATCCTGCGGGAGGAGGTCCACCACGGGGACAACCCCGCGAGGAGCGTGCGTTTCACGAGTGATCTCGTCCCCTATCTCGCGCGCGCGGACGTGCTCTTCACGGGGCACGGATATGCGCCGCCGGGCGAGCCAAAAGAGCGCGTCACCACGCGGATCGTGGTCCGCGCAGGCGAGCGGGTGCTGCTCGACAAATCCCTCCTGCTGAAGGACACGCGTGGCTTCCAGAAGATGCCCATCGTGTACGAGCGCGCTTTCGGTGGGCCGGATGTCCCGGACAACCCCCTCGGGATCGGCGCGGGTATCGACGAGGGCGAACCCACCGTCGTTTCCCCGGAAGGCGCGAGGCGCCCCGCCGGCTTCGGGCCGATCGCGCGCGCCTGGCCGCTGCGCAAGCGCCTCCTCGGGGCGACGCCGCGAAGCACGCTCGAAGGCCGGATCGCCGAGATCCCCCCGCGGTTCGACGGCTCGTATTTCCAGGCCGCGCCGCCCGATCAACGGATCGATTTCCTGCGTGGAGACGAGCACCTCCTGCTCGAAGGGCTGCATCCCTCCCTGCCGCGGCTCGCGACGCGCCTGCCCGGCGCGCGCGGGGTGGCGCGTCTCTTCGGCCTCTCGGCCTTTGGTATCCCCGAAGGCCAGCCCATGCAGCTCTGCACGGATACCCTGCGGATCGACGGGGACGAGCAGCGCTGCACCGTGGTTTGTCGGAGATGGATACAGCTTCCCCACGAGGAGGCCCTCGACGCGCTGCGTGTCGTGGCCGGCGTCGAGGTCGCGGGCGAGCCGGCGGCGTGGTTCGAGCCGCAGCGACGCGCGGCGGGCCCGCCCTCCTCGGGCAAACCCGCGCACGCGCCCGCCTCGACGCTGGCCCTGCCGCCCGAAGTGGAGCACGCGGCGCCTCCGGGGCCGGCGCTCCCCTTTCGAACGAGCCCCCCGTCCACGCGGGGGTCCGAATTCGCGGCGCCGCCTCGCCTGCCCCTCCCGCCGCCGAGCGCCCTTTTTGCCTCGAATGCAGCGGCGGAGACGACGGCGGCGCCGGAGGTGCAACCTCCGGCGTTCGCCGCGGCCTCGCAGGAGCAGGCCGCTCCAGCGCGGATGCTCGATCTGTTATGGTTCGACGCGCGGAGCTTGCCGCGAATCCGCAAGCAGCCTGCGTGGCGCAAGATCCTGGAGGCGCTCGCGGACGAGCCCCTGGATCCCGATATCGACGATCCCGATCTCGGGCTCGAACCTGCGGAGGTCGAGGAGCGGCGCGAGATCTTCGAGGTGATGGCGCACGGGGAGCCGCTCGGCGAGCAGGCCATCCTCTCGGCGTTGCGGTCCGCCGTCCGCAAGGATGGTCGGTTCGTCGCGCCGCTCGTGCTCGTGGAGGGCGAGCTCGTGATGGCGTTCGACGATATCGAGGCGCTCCGCGCGCTCGTGGCGGTCGTGGGGCCTCTGGCCGGCGGCGACGAGCGCTCGAAGGAGGCGGTCGCGGCGGCGCGGGCGTACCTCGGCGCGGCGGATCCATTGCGCGATCGGGCGGCGGCGCGTGAGCTCGCGGCGGCGATCGAGGCGGCGTTCGCGCAGGCGAAGAAGCGCTCGGCGGCGCCGGCGGAGGTCGCCTCGCGGGTCGAGCGGATCCTGCTCGAGAACCGCTGTTACGAGCGGCGTGCCGTGCTCGGCGCCCGGCATTTGCGGGCGAGCTTGCGGCTCCCGTGCGCGGATCGGGAGGTGCCCGTCTATGTGCCGGAGGCGCTCGCGGAGGTGCTGCCGATGTTCACGAGGTTCTCGGTGCGAATGGTGGCAGAGGCGCACTTGCCGGCGGAGGAGCGAGACGGACATCCGGTGGCGCTCCGGGCGGTGGGGATCACGCGGGTGGGCCGCGGCGAGGGCGCTGGGAGCGTCGCGCGTTGAGCGCCGCCTCCGCCTGGATTTGCGGCGTCACGCTGTTCCGTTTCTCGTTGTTGTGCTGGGCGCTCGTCACCATGGCATTGCTGTAGGCGTTTGATCCGTTGTGCGCCTGCGGCCACGTGTGATCGACCTGCGGCGCCGCGTGCGTGCTGCCGTCGAGCAGCGTGCCGGGGGGGCGTCCCGGCGGCGCGGGCCACGACGTACGGGCAGGGTCCGCGGGAGACTCCGACATCACGAACCCCGTTCCATTGAGGATGCGGTTGTGGGCGAGGATGAGGTCCCGCTGCGCGGGTGTGAACGGCGCGCCATTTTGCAGGACCACGTTTTCCGCCGTCGTCCCTGCGAAGGCGCCCCTCGCGTGCAGGTAATCGAGGATGGCGTGCGGGCCGGGTTCGTTCGGGAGATTGAGCAACATGCCCGAAGGATCCCGGAGCGCGTGCGCGCTGAACCCCGAATTCACGAAATCGTCTCGATGCTGGGTGATCAGCTCCTCGAGCCACCGGTCCTCGGCCCGCTGCGCCGCCGGGGGCGTGGGCACGAACCAGCCCTTGTGGCGCTGCACGAAGATGCCGTGGATCTCCTCCTCGACCTTCACGTGAAGGCGCACGGGCACGCGTGGATCCTGCGCGTCGTCGTAGCCGAGGTCGATGGTCACGCGCACCGGGCCGCCGCGGGCTCGCACGATCTCGTCGATCGCGCCCTCGAAGTTGCTCCATTCGGTCCGATTGAACCCGGCATAGGCCGGGACCAGGTTCTCCCCGTCCTTGCTCCCGCCCCACCGGTGCGCGACGAGGTGGAATCGATCCATGTGGAAGACCATCGGATCGGCCGCGCCGTCGGGCCCCACGAGCGCGAGCGGCGCTTCGAGCTCCTCGCGCGCGCGCTTTTGTCCCCGCGCCGCGCCCGCGCCGAGCTCGAAGGTCACGCTCGAAGGGCGCTCGCGTGTTTGTCCCTGGTACACGAACGAACGCCGCTGGTACACGGGATCTCCGCGGAGCCGCGTGGGGCCACGCGCGCACCGCTCCAC is part of the Polyangium spumosum genome and encodes:
- a CDS encoding DUF2169 family type VI secretion system accessory protein, with the translated sequence MLVDGVAAVSPLPGADAGVVAFRTGGVLHATVITKATFAFAPDAPMSRVDPQPILREEVHHGDNPARSVRFTSDLVPYLARADVLFTGHGYAPPGEPKERVTTRIVVRAGERVLLDKSLLLKDTRGFQKMPIVYERAFGGPDVPDNPLGIGAGIDEGEPTVVSPEGARRPAGFGPIARAWPLRKRLLGATPRSTLEGRIAEIPPRFDGSYFQAAPPDQRIDFLRGDEHLLLEGLHPSLPRLATRLPGARGVARLFGLSAFGIPEGQPMQLCTDTLRIDGDEQRCTVVCRRWIQLPHEEALDALRVVAGVEVAGEPAAWFEPQRRAAGPPSSGKPAHAPASTLALPPEVEHAAPPGPALPFRTSPPSTRGSEFAAPPRLPLPPPSALFASNAAAETTAAPEVQPPAFAAASQEQAAPARMLDLLWFDARSLPRIRKQPAWRKILEALADEPLDPDIDDPDLGLEPAEVEERREIFEVMAHGEPLGEQAILSALRSAVRKDGRFVAPLVLVEGELVMAFDDIEALRALVAVVGPLAGGDERSKEAVAAARAYLGAADPLRDRAAARELAAAIEAAFAQAKKRSAAPAEVASRVERILLENRCYERRAVLGARHLRASLRLPCADREVPVYVPEALAEVLPMFTRFSVRMVAEAHLPAEERDGHPVALRAVGITRVGRGEGAGSVAR
- the gltB gene encoding glutamate synthase large subunit, giving the protein MKHKAPPPRQGLYDPRNEHDACGLGFIAHIKDKKSHTIVAQGLEILKNLTHRGATGADPLQGDGAGILLQIPHAFFVRECALAGITLPEPGEYGVGMMFLPQDPGARAACEHEVARAILAEGQEVLGWRDVPVDSSGLGEGVKASEPVIRQVFVARGLSTPDVEAFERKLYIIRKRAGHAIRALRLSRAGQFYVPSFSARTIVYKGMLLAHQVGEFYVDLKDKAVESALAMVHQRFSTNTFPSWDLAHPFRLIAHNGEINTLRGNVNWIRARQQNIESKLLGDGLQKIWPLIYDGQSDSASFDNALELLYFGGYSLAHAMMLMIPEAWASNPLMDERRRAFYEYHAALMEPWDGPAAIAFTDGRQIGATLDRNGLRPARYVLTDDDYVILASEAGVLDIPERKIVKKWRLQPGKMLLIDLGEGRIIDDQELKTKLAKHRPYQKWLDRTQLRLENIPMPDYVSVPDGDKLLDRQQAFGYTQEDLRLLLAPMAAHGEEAIGSMGDDTPLAVLSDRPKPLYGYFRQLFAQVTNPPIDPIREETVMSLVSFIGPRPNILALDESGPNMRLEVHLPILTFEDMEKLHRAEELTKGHFRSVVLSICYPSEWGADGMEAALSKLCADAEDVVRGGNVNILILSDRDIGPDHIAIPALLAVSDVHQHLVRAGLRTRTGLVVETGSAREVHHFALLAGYGAEAIHPNLAFATLATLGDLLPPGMTAEEACARYIKAIAKGLLKVMSKMGISTYQSYCGAQIFEAVGLASAFVDRYFTGTATVIEGVGLQEIAEETVRLHRLAFGDTTNGGDTLDAGGDYAYRARGEAHMWTPDAIGKLQHATRSGNAATYEAYARLINDQSERLMTLRGLFEIKESERPIPLDEVEPASEIVKRFSTGAMSLGSISREAHTTLAIAMNRIGGKSNTGEGGEDPARYVPLPNGDSMRSAIKQVAAGRFGVTTEYLVNADDIQIKMAQGAKPGEGGQLPGHKVSKYIAKIRHSVPGVGLISPPPHHDIYSIEDLAQLIHDLKNVNPKARISVKLVSEIGVGTVAAGVAKAHADHVTISGHDGGTGASPLSSIKHAGGPWELGLAETQQTLVLNRLRGRIAVQADGQMKTGRDVVIAALLGADEMGFATAPLVVEGCIMMRKCHLNTCPVGIATQDPELVKRFAGQPEHVVNYFFFVAEEVRRYMAKMGFRTFAEMVGRSDKLDMRRGIAHWKAKGLDFSRVFYRPEAPPGVSIRWSERQDHSLEHVLDHRLIDEALPALVNQVPVAFDVPIRNIHRAVGAMLSGEVARRYGHAGLADDTIRIRTRGTAGGSFGAFLAKGITLELEGQANDYVGKGLSGGRIIAYPPRDCPIVPEENIIVGNTVLYGAISGEVFFRGVAGERFAVRNSGATAVVEGIGDHGCEYMTGGAVVVLGKTGRNFAAGMSGGVAYVLDMTGDFRLRCNLSMVALEQVEEDAQLLKGLLERHFFYTGSARARAILDDFPSYRAHFVKVMPHEYRRALAEQRAEEARAAEPPAEVVTEVVTHG
- a CDS encoding NmrA/HSCARG family protein is translated as MSSKRRVLAVVGATGAQGGSLVRAIAAHPSGGFQARAITRNVDAPAAKELRALGAEVVFGDVDDPESIRRAFEGAYGAFCVTFFWQHGSPERETEQARVMATAARDTRLEHVIWSTLEDTRKWMPLSDERMPTLHGKYKVPHFDAKGEADAIFTSLGVPTTFLLTSFYWENFKHPGMGLLRDHEGRLVLGLPIGTAKLPGVATEDIGRTAYGILERGAEMIGQRTGVAGEHLGGSEMAAAFSAIAGEDVEYRAIEPEVYRRLPFPGADDLGNMFQFKRDFEADFRGARDVARARALNPNLRSFAGWLAENQGRIAIPPRG
- a CDS encoding DNA/RNA non-specific endonuclease, translating into MRFTADQMEQWQVREPSVERCARGPTRLRGDPVYQRRSFVYQGQTRERPSSVTFELGAGAARGQKRAREELEAPLALVGPDGAADPMVFHMDRFHLVAHRWGGSKDGENLVPAYAGFNRTEWSNFEGAIDEIVRARGGPVRVTIDLGYDDAQDPRVPVRLHVKVEEEIHGIFVQRHKGWFVPTPPAAQRAEDRWLEELITQHRDDFVNSGFSAHALRDPSGMLLNLPNEPGPHAILDYLHARGAFAGTTAENVVLQNGAPFTPAQRDLILAHNRILNGTGFVMSESPADPARTSWPAPPGRPPGTLLDGSTHAAPQVDHTWPQAHNGSNAYSNAMVTSAQHNNEKRNSVTPQIQAEAALNARRSQRPRRGPPA